GGGCTGTCCGATCACCACCAGGGTCCCGGACCAGGTGTCCCGTCCCGCCGCCAACACCTGGGCCGCGCCGGTCAGCCAGGTCATGTGCAGGTCGTGCCCGCAGGCGTGCATCACCCCGGGGGCCTCGGAGGCGTACGGCAGTCCGGTCTCCTCCTGGACCGGCAGCGCGTCCATGTCGGCGCGCAGCAGGACCACGGGTCCGTCCCCGCCCCGCAGCACCCCGGCGACTCCGGTGCCGCCGATGCCCTCGGCGGTGTCGTACCCCGCCTTCCTCAGCCGCTCGGCGAACCGCGCGGCGGTGCGGTGCTCCCGGCCGGAGAGCTCGGGGTGGCGGTGCAGGTCCCGGTAGAGGTCCTCCAGTTCCGGGACCGGGAGGTCGGCGGTGAGGTCCAGCGCGGTACGGGCGGCTGTGGAGGTCATGGGGGGCAATCTATGCCGGGGTCCCGCCGTGGAACCTTTTCCGGGGCGGGGCCGTTTCCGGGGTGAGATCGATCAGACGAGTACCGAGGTGACGGCAATGGCACTGTTCGACCGGCTCAAGGACCAGGCCAAGAGCTTGCAGCAGCAGGCGCAGGGCGGGCGCGGCACGACCGGGGGACACGGCTCGCAGACCGGATCGCGCGCGGGCTCGCACGGTGGATCGGGCGGTGGCTCCCGCGCCCAGCTGGTGGGCCTGCTGAAGAACCAGCTCGGCTCGATCAAGACCGAGCTGAAGAGCGGTGCGTACCGGGACGCGAGCATGGCGATGTGCGCGCTGGTCGCGGCGGCCGACGGTCATGTGGACGCGTCCGAGATGCAGCAGATGGAGCAGATGATCCTCAGCAACGAGGTGCTGCAGAACTTCCCGCCGGAGCAGCTGCGCACGCGCTTCCACAAGCACGTGGAGCAGCTCACCCGCAACTTCCCGCAGGGGAAGGCCGAGGCGATGCAGGACATCGCCAAGGCCGCCAAGAAGCCGACCGAGGCGCGGGCCGTGATCCAGACCGGCATCGTCATCGCCGGTGCCGACGGGCACTTCTCCCAGGCGGAGCAGATGGTCCTCCGGGAGGCCTGCGCGGCACTGGGGCTGAACCCCGCGGAGTTCCAGCTCTGAACTAGGCCTTGTCGGGCCTAGCCCCGCCGGGCGTGCCCGGCCTGCTCCACCTGCTCCACATGGTCGGCCCGGTGGTCCTCCGCGGCCTTCGCGGGTCCCGCGTTGGCCGCCAGGACCAGGGCCGCCACCGCGACCACGGCGGCGATGACGCTCCTCACGAAACGCTCGGTGGTGCTGGTGCGTTCGAGCACGACGACCTCGCAGCGACGACAGATGCAACAGCAACAACAGCAGCAACGTATTAAGCAGGCTTAATACGCCGTTTAACCTAGAGCCCGGCGTTGCCCAACGGCAAGAGGCGCAGGGGGAGTTGGGTCATGGTTGAACGTGACGATCCGGAGACCATCGGGCGAAGAGTCCAGCAGCTGCGCGTCGAACGGGGCCTCACCCAGCGGCAGGTCGCCGAGCCCGCCTACAGCGCCGCCTATGTCTCCACCCTGGAGGCGGGCCGCGTCAGGCCCTCCGACCAGGCCCTGCGGCATCTCGCCGAACGGCTCGGCGTCGAGGTCGACGAGCTCGCCACCGGCCGGCCCGCCCGTCTCGTCACCGATCTGCGGCTGCGGATCGTCGAGGCCCAGCGCACCCTCGCCACCGGCGAGGCCGAGGAGGCGGCCCGGCAGTACGCCGCACTGCTGGCGGAGGCGGACGCCCTGCGGCTCGTCGAGGTGCGGGCCGCCGCCCTGCTCGGGCTCGGGGAGTGCGCCGTCGAGACCGGTGAGCTCGTCGAAGGACGGCAGTACTTCGAACGGGCCGAGCAGACGCTGGCCGACGCCCCCCTGCCCGCCCGCGTCCCCGCCCTCCGAGGCCGCGCCCTGGCCCACTACCTCGCCGGTGAACTCCGCTACGCCGTCTACCTCCTGGAGTCCACCCTCGACGAACTCAACCGCGGCGGACTGCACGATCCCGACGCGCTGCTCCTCCTCTACGCCAGCATCATCGGGCCCTACATGGACATGGGCGCCCACGCCCGAGCCGCCCAGGCCGCCGAGTTCGCGCTCGCCCTCGCCCCGCAGGCCGGCGACCCCGCCCTCGTGGCCCGGATGCACCGGTCCGTCGCCCGCACCCTCATCGCCGAGGGCCGGGTCGCCGAGGCCGACGCCTCGCTCGCGAAGGCGGCCGAGCTGTACCGCCGGCTCCAGCTGCGCACCGAGCTGGCCAACTGCCACTGGATGCGCGGGTACGTGTACGCGCAGAACAACGAACTGGAGCGCGCCGAGGGCGAGTTGAGGCAGGCCCTCACCATGCTCTCCGCCTCCCGGGCCGCCCTCTACAGCAGCCAGGCCGCCGTCGAGCTGGCCGACGTACTGCACCGGCGCGGCAAGTCCGACGAGGCCGCCGCCCTGCTCCAGGACGTGCTCGGAGACCTGTCCTCGGAGCGCGGCGCCGTCCACTCCGCCGCCGCGCACCGGCTGCTCGGCATCATCGCCGAGGACGCCCGCGACCCGGAGGCGGCCGAGGAGCACTACGTGCGGGCGCTGAGCCTGCTGGAACGGGCGGGGGCCGCCGGCGACCTGGCCGACCTGTGCCGGCTGCTGGGGGACCTGCTGCGCCGGGAGGGGCGGGTGGAGGCGGCCCTGGACGCCTACCGGACGGGCCTCGGGCACCGTACGGCCCCCGGCACCACCACCCTCGGGCCGGCGCCCGCACAGCCTCCTCTATGACCCTTGCGATCCTGCGCACAGGGCTCACCGGTTAGCCTGCGCGGGGACGAGAGGGCCGGTGTGGAGAACCAGCGGAGTGTGGTCGACGGGCTGCGGTTCGTCGTGCGCGCGTTCGTCTACGCCGTCCTCGGCGGGGCCGCGCTGCTCGCCATCGCGACCGTCGCCTCCGTGCTCGGGCCCACCCTCGCCCTCGACCTCTACACCCCGCCCGTCGCCGCCTGGTGGACCGTCTTCACGGCGATCACCGTCCAGGGGGTGCCGTTCCTGCTGCTGGGGACGGTCGTCTCGGCGGCCATCGGCGCGTTCGTGCCGGAGCGGGTCTTCACCCGACTGCTGCCCCGCAACCAGGCCCTCGCCGTGCCGCTCGCCGGGGCCGCCGGGGTCGTCCTGCCCGGTTGCGAGTGCGCCTCCGTGCCCGTGGCCGGGAGCCTGATGCGGCGCGGGGTCGCGCCCGCCGCCGCCCTCGCCTTCCTGCTCTCCGCGCCCGCGATCAACCCCGTCGTGCTCGTCGCCACGTCGATCGCCTTCCCGGCCCGGCCGGAGATGGTGCTGGGGCGGCTCGTCGCCTCGCTGGCGACGGCCGTGGTGATGGGGTGGCTGTGGGCGCGGTTCGGGAAGGAGGAGTGGCTGCGGCTTCCCCAGAGGCACGCTCCCGAGGCCCGGGGGATCAAGGCCTTCGGCGTTGGGCTCCAGCACGACTTCCTGCACGCGGGCGGGTTCCTCGTGCTCGGCGCGGCGGCCGCCGCCACCTTCAACATCGTCGTACCCCGCTCCGTGCTGGACGTCTTCACCGGTTCCGCCTGGCTGTCGGTGCTGCTGCTGGCCGTCCTCGCGGTCGTGCTGTGCGTGTGCAGCGAGGCCGACGCGTTCGTCGCGGCCTCGCTGAGCGGGTTCTCGCCCACCGCGCGGCTCGCGTTCATGGTGGTGGGGCCGATGGTCGACCTGAAGCTGATCGCCCTCCAGGCGGGCACCTTCGGGCGGGCCTTCGCGGTGCGGTTCTCCGCCGTGACGTGGGTGGTGGCCGTGATGAGCAGTGTGCTCGTGGGGTGGTGGCTGCTGTGAGGCGGTACGGGCCGGCCCTGCTGCTGGTGCTCGTCGGGGCGGCGATCCTGCGGATCTCGGCGTTCAGCGCGCTCTACCTGCGGTATGTGCAGGCCGGGCTGAGGCCGTATCTGATCGTCTCGGGCGCGGCGCTCGTGCTGCTGGGGATCGCCATGGCGGTCGTACGGCACGCGGCGGACGACGCCCATGACGACGACGGCGATCCCCACGAGCACGGCCACGCCCACCACGGCCCCCGGGTCGCCTGGCTCCTCACCCTCCCCGCCCTCGCCCTGCTGCTCTTCCCGCCCCCCGCCCTCGGCTCCTACAGCGCCGAGCGCGAGGCGGCCCAGCGGGCGGCGCAGGGCGTCGGGGTCTTTCCGGCGCTGCCCGCCGGGGACCCGGTGGAGCTCGGCGTCGGCGAGTTCTCCTCCCGGGCGATCTACGACAGCGGGCGGTCGCTGAAGGGCCGTACCGTGCGGATGACCGGGTTCGTGACCCACGGCGACGACGGGACCTGGTACGTCACCCGGCTCCTCGTCTCCTGCTGTGCCGCCGACGCCAGCACCAGCAAGGCCGAGATCCGCGGCGCCGACGCGCTGCCCGCCGACACCTGGGTCACCGTCACCGGCACCTGGCACCCCGAGGGAAAGCTCGGCACGGACGCGGCGTGGCCGCCGGTGCTGGACGCGACGTCGGTCGAGCGGGTCGCGCAGCCGGCGGATCCGTACGAGAAGAGGTGAGGGTGAGGGAACGGCCACCGTCCTGGTGGCCGCTCCCTCCGCGAGGACGCACGGCTCCCCTGCGTGGTCCTCGCCGGTGATCCCCGTTCCCGCGCGGAGCGGCGGGAGACGCTCCGCATCGGCGTCGCGGGCACGGGGACGCGGACCGGGGCCTCATGGTCCGGACGGCGTCCGCCGGCAGGCGGCACGCGTGGTCGCGGTCACGGGGGGGCCAGGGACATGAGCGGCTCCAGCACGGACGCACCACGTGGGCGGCCGCTTCCTGACTCGCCACCACCGAAGGTAGCGACTCGCCCGCGGATTGTGAAGACCGCTCCTCAGCCCTCGTATCGCAGGGAATCCGCCATGCTCCGCCGCGGTGGGGTACCCGCGTCGAGAACGTACGCCGGCGACGGGTGAGCGACGGGCCGGCCGACGCGTTTCGTCCGACGGGCCAGGGGTAACCGGGGGGCGCGTGGAACGGGCGGACCACCGGTCACGGCTGCTGCTCCGGGTGAATCCGCGCCGCGCCCATGGACGACGACAGGCCACGCCGAGCGAAGGAGGCGGGGGCCGTGGGCCCCAGCAACGACCGCAGCGGAGCATCCGGCGACGGCCGCGGTCCGTACGGGGCGTCGGGCAGGGACCCCGGAACACCCGCACGGGACGCGGACCGCGACCAGGTGCGTGCCGTCGATGTGATCGCCGACCGGGTCCGGGGGGCGGGACCCGGCGAGATGCCCGACCGGCTGTGCGCGGTGGCGGTCGAGCTGCTGCCGGTGACCGGCGCGAGCGTGTCGCTGTCCGCCAACGGGATGCCCGTCCGGCTGAGCGCGAGCAACGAGCAGGCGGCCCGTGTCGGGGAGATCCAGGCCACCCTGGGCGACGGCCCCTGCCGGCACGCGGCCCGGCTCGGCGCCCCCGTGCTCGCCGCCGACCTCACCGACGGCCGGGACCCCGACCGCTGGCCGGTCTTCGCCCAGCAGGCGACGGCCGCCGGGGTGCAGGCGGTGTACTCGATCCCGCTGGGCAACGACGCCGTGTGCGTGGGCACCCTCGACCTCTACCGCGACACCCCCCGCGAGCTCAGCACCCGCGAGCTGCGCACCGCGCAACTGGTGGCCGGCGTGATCACCGTCGCGCTGATGGCACTGCCCCACGCGGAGGACGGGGGCTCCGGAGGAGAGGAACAGTGGCTGGGCGGTCTGGCCACCGACCATGACAAGGTCTACCAGGCCATCGGCATGATCATGGCGCAGCTCGGGGTCGACGAGGACGAGGCGCTGGCCCGGCTGCGGGCCCACGCCTTCGCACACAGCCGCACCGCCCTGGAGGTCGCGCACGCTGTGGTGTCGCACAGGCAGAGGTTCGACCGCGACTGAGCGCTCCGCTGGAAGTGCCGCGATGAGGCCGTCGGCCGGCTGCGGCACCGTCGTGGCGGGTCGCGCGGTTCCCCGCGCCTCTTCGCGGCGGACTTCGTCCGCCCCGCTCAGACCTCCACGCGGGCCTGCTTGCGTACGTCCGTCAGGCGCTTGGCGCCCAGTTCCGCGACCCCCTGGGTGATCTCGGCGTACACGTCGCCCAGGCCGCCGTTGGTGAGGACGATCGTGTCGTCGCCGATGCGGACGGCGGCGACGTCCAGGGTGAGCGTGGTCTCCTCGCCGTCCGCGCCCTCGCCGTTCAGCGTGAGCCGCAGGGACTGCCGGGAGTCCCCGATCTCCGGCAGCGGCGCCTCGGTGACCTCGGCCTTCTGGACGGCTCCGGTGGCGGTGGCGGCCGTGAACCGCCCGCACTTCTTGGGCATGGTCTTCAGCCAGGCCAGCGTCCGGTCCACGTCCGCGGGGCGGTCGGCGACGACCTGGTGGTGCAGCTGGGCGTCGTTCCAGGTGTCGTCCAGGCCCGTCCTCGCCCGTACCTGGGCGTCCGCGCCGAAGAACTCCTCGGTGTAGAGGGTGTCCAGCAGCCGCTGGCAGTCGGGTGCGTTCGCGGTGGCCTTGAGGAGCCCGTCCCGCCAGGTCGCGGCGCCCTCGGTCATGGTCCAGGGCTCGCCGAGGTCGGCGTCGGTGATCAGGGCGGCCTGGGCCTGGGCCGGGGTGAGGGCGGGGACCGTGGCGGGGGACGGGGGCGCGGTGGTGGGGGCGGCCGAGGCCGTGGTGGGGGAGGCGGAGCGCTGCTTGGCGGGGAGCGCCTTGTCCGTGGCGATGGCGGAGCAGGCGGTCGTGGCGAGGAGGGCGGCCAGCGGGAGGGCGAGGAGAGGGCGGCTCATAGGTCCACGGGAGCACCGCGAGGCAGGAGGCACCACCGCTCCGGGCTGTATGGGTTACGGGCGTTGGTGCCGAGGGGGTTGTTTCCGGAACCTCGCGCTGTGCGGGGGCGATGACGGTTCGTCACGGGAGGCGGTGCGCCTGTGCCGATCCGGCCGGATCACTGGCCGGTAATCACCCTTTCGGTTCGTGATCATGCGGTGACAGAATACTTGTTCGATAAACGTCCCGTGTCATGGGACTGGATCACAGGGGGTGGGAGAGTGGCTGGACGCCGTCCAGGACTCGTAGGCAGAACCGGCTTGGCGTTCGCGTTGGCCGTATCGCTCGGTGTCGCCGGGGGTGGCGCGCAGGCCGGCGCGAGCCCGATACCGATATGTCCGACCGCGGACGAGCTGTCGGTGTACGAATTGCCGGCCGGTCTGAACGTGCGCACCTGCGATGTGGAAGGTGTCGTCGTCACCTATGACGGCACCGGAATAGAGATGCCGGAGACCGACACCGCGGTGAGTATCGACGCGCTGTCCGAAGACGGTACGGAGCACGGATTCACGCTGATCGTCGCTGCGGACGGCAAGGTCTCCTACGACCTGTCCACGGCCAACACGGAGTCGCCCACCGCGGGCGCGGACCGTGCCGATGTCGTGAGCCCGCGGCTGACGCCGGGGGATCTGACAGCGGAATCGGACTCACCGGTGTCCGAGCCGCCCGCGCCCGACGGCCTCGAAGTGGCCGAGGTGGACGCGGCGAGCTCCCCCGGCGAGTGCCAGGACGGCGCCTACTCGACGCTGGACCGGAAGGAGTACGGCATCTACAACTGGTACCTCGGGGACGGGGCCTATCCCGCGGGCATGACCCACCTCCAGGCGCTGGAGTACTTCGAAAGCTCCATCGGACGGATCACGGCCAGCACCAACAACTGTGGCCTGACCGACCAAGTACCCGCCAAGTATCACTACGCGGGCACGACCACGTACGAAGCGGACATAAGCAACCACGGGACGTGTACCGCCCGGGATGGCAAGAGCACGTGGGACGCCGGTGACCTGGCCGCCGGGACCGTCGCCTCGACCTGCGCGCACACATGGCCCAACCCGGCCGGCAAGAACGACCTCCGGGAAGCGGACGTGAGGTTCAACATCGCGGACTTCGACTTCACGAAGAATCCGACGAACACCTGCTACGGCCTGTACCACGATGTTCTCAACACGGGCACGCACGAGGCCGGTCATGTCTTCGGTCTGGGCCACGTGGGTTCCGGGCATTCCAATCTCACGATGTACACCAAGGCGGACCGCTGCGAAGTGAAGAAGAGGACACTCGGTAAGGGCGACGTCATGGGGCTTCGCAGCCTCTACTAGGGAGACTCCATGAGCTGGGTCGGACGGCATGCGATTGCGGCGGGACTGGCAGCCGTGGCGTTCACCGCGGTCGGGTGCGGATCAGAAGGTTCAGAAGGTGCCGCCGCGAAGGGCGAGAGTCTGTGCGCGAGCGACGTCCTCTACGAAGGCCGCACGTACATAAAGCTCCCGGATGTCGAGGTCAAGGTCGGACAGAAGGTCGGCACCGCCACGAGTCCGCCGTGCCGTGACACCAATGACCAGGCCGCCGAAGTGCCGGAGTCCTCGGAGAACGCCTATGCGGTGAGCGGCGTTTCTCCGGACGTGGTCATCGCGATCGGGTCCTCTCCTGAACAGGCGGAGGCCTTCAGGGTCCTCCGCTCCGACAAGAAGATTCCGCCCGAGGTGCGGAAGTTGATCGACGGATCGTGAGCCGGGGCGTGGAAAAGGGCTTCGCCCGGCCCGCGCCTCCCTGCTACGGTCCCGCCATGAAGCGCGCCAACCCGTCTGCCACGACGACGCCGGACCACGTCCCGGCGCGCTGACCCATGAGCTGACGCGAACCCCGGGGCGAGTGCCCCGGGGTTCTGTGCTGTCCGGTGGCCTCGCCCTCTCACCGAGAGGAAACCGCCATGTCCGACCACCGCCGCCTGGGCCGAGAGCTCGACCTGTTCGACACCGACCCCCTGATGGGCGCGGGGCTGCCGTACTGGCTCCCGGACGGGGCCGTCGTACGGCACACCCTGGAGGAGTACGTCCGTGAGGCCGAGCGGGCCGGCGGCTACCGGCACGTGTACTCGCCCGTGCTGGGCAAACGGGAGCTGTACGAGATCTCCGGGCACTGGGACCACTACAGCGAGGACATGTTCCCGCCCATGGACCTGGGCAGCGAGCAGGTCGTGCTGCGCCCCAGCCTCTGTCCCCACCACGCCCTCATCTACCGCTCCCGCTCGCACAGTTACCGCGAACTCCCCCTCCGAATGGCGGAGTTGGGAGGTATGTACCGCTCCGAGCTGTCCGGCGTGCTCGGCGGACTGACCCGGGTCCGGGCCATCCAGCTCAACGACGCCCATATCTTCTGCACCCTGGAGCAGGCCGTCGACGAGGCCCGCGCCGCCCTCGGCCTGATCCGCCGCGCCTACGCCGACCTCGGCATCCGGGCCGCCCGGTACCGGCTGTCGCTGCCCGGGGAGGGCAACAAGTACGTGGCGGACCCGGACCTGTGGAAGCGGGCCACCGCCCTGCTGGAGCAGGTCCTCGACGGGGTCGAGTACGAGGCGGTGGAGGGCGAGGCGGCCTTCTACGGGCCGAAGATCGACGTGCAGATCACCGACCGGGCCGGCCGCGAGTCCACCCTGTCCACCGTGCAGATCGACTTCCACCAGCCCGAACGCTTCGACCTGCACTACATCGGCGCCGACGGGGCCAAGCACCGGCCGGTCATGGTGCACCGCAGCGTCATCGGCAGCGTGGAGCGGGCGGTCGCGCATCTCATCGAGGAGCACGGCGGGGCGTTCCCGGCCTGGCTGGCACCGGTGCAGCTGGTCGTGCTGCCCGTGTCGGAGGAGCAGCACGACCAGGCGGACCAGGTCGTCCGCCGGGCCCTCGGCCGCGGACTGCGGGCCGAACTCGCCGGTCCCGACCACGGCACCCTCGGCGCCCGCATCCGCGCGGCTCGGCTCGCGCCGTACGTCGCGGTGATCGGTGCGCGGGAGGCCGACGGCGACCTGGCCGCCGTACGGCTGCGTGACGGGCGCCGGCCGGGGGCCGTGCCGGTGGCGGAACTGCTGCGGCGCGTGGGGGCGGTGGTCGAAGGCCGCGGGGCTGAACTGTGGGCGGCTGCGTAAGGTCGGTCCCGACGGAAGGAGTCCATCGTGACCGCCCACCCCATTCCCGTGATCATCGACTGCGACACCGGTGTCGACGACGCCCTGGCCCTGCTGTTCGCCGTACGTCACCCGGGCCTCGACGTGCGGGCGATCACCTGCGTGGCCGGGAACACCGATGTCGACGGTGTCGTACGCAACACCCTGACCGTCCTGGAGCAGGCCGGGGCCGGTGACATCCCCGTCGCGCGGGGTGCCGAACGGCCGTTGGTCGAGCCCGCCCGGTCGGCGAAGCATGTGCACGGGCAGGACGGGATGGGCGACCTCGGGCTGCCCGCGCCGACCCGGCGGCCAGTCGACGTGGACGCGGTGACGCTGCTGCGCCGCGAGATCCTGGCGTCGCCGCGGCCGGTGACGCTCATTCCGACGGCGCCGCTGACGAACATCGCGCTGCTGCTGCGGACCCATCCCGAGGTGGTGCGGAACATCGAGCGCATCGTGTTCATGGGTGGGGCGGTGGCGACGGGGAACGCGACGCCGGTCGCCGAGTTCAACGTGTGGCACGACCCCGAGGCGGCGGCGGTGCTGCTGACCGCGGGGGTGCCGATCACCATGTACGGGCTCGATGTGTTCAAGCGCGTGCTGGTGCCCGTGGCGGATGTGCAGCGGCTGCGGGCGAGTGCGGAGCCGCGGCTGCGGATGGCGGGCGAGTTGCTGGCCCACCGCGATCCGGCGACGTCCGGCGATCCCACGCCCACGGGAGGTCTGGGGGACGCTGGGGCGGTGTGCGCGGTGGTGGACCCGGGCGGGCTCGGTACGGAGCTGCTTCCCGTCGAGGTGAGCCTGGCGCCGGGGGCGACCCGGGGGCAGACCGTCGTCGACCGCCGGCCACGGCCCGGGGAGGCCGAGATCCACGAGGGCGAGCGCGAACTGACCCTGGTGGATGTGGGGTTGGACGTGGATGTGGAGCGGTACGTGAAGCTGTGGCTGTCGGTGGTGGAGGGCGAGTAGGTGGTGACGTGGCTGCCGGCCCGTGCGGGCCTGTCGCGCGGTGCCCCGCGCCCCTGAAGGGCGCGGGGCACCGCGTTTCGTCACTACGCGCGCGTCGCCTTGCGACGGCGGGTCGCCAGGACGATGCCCGCGCCGCCGGCCAGCAGGACGGCCGCGCCGATGGCGATCGGGCCGGTCGCGCTGGAGCCGCCGGTCTCGGCGAGGTCGTCACCGCCGCCGCCGTTCGGGGTGGCTGCGGGGGCCGTGGTGGACGCCGAGGGGGACGGGCTGTCCGTCGAGGGGGTCTCGGAGGCCGGAGGCGTGGACTCGGAGGCCGGGGGAGTCGACTCGGAGGCCGGCGGGGTCGACTCGGACGCCGGGGGAGTCGTCTCGGCGGGCGGGGTCGCCGGAGGCGTGGTCTGCGTCGTCGAGCAGTCCTTCGTGCCGCCGTTCCAGGCCGCGATCAGCTTGTCCTTGATGACCGGGCGGTCCGGGCCCTTGG
Above is a window of Streptomyces sp. NBC_00490 DNA encoding:
- a CDS encoding tellurite resistance TerB family protein translates to MALFDRLKDQAKSLQQQAQGGRGTTGGHGSQTGSRAGSHGGSGGGSRAQLVGLLKNQLGSIKTELKSGAYRDASMAMCALVAAADGHVDASEMQQMEQMILSNEVLQNFPPEQLRTRFHKHVEQLTRNFPQGKAEAMQDIAKAAKKPTEARAVIQTGIVIAGADGHFSQAEQMVLREACAALGLNPAEFQL
- a CDS encoding helix-turn-helix domain-containing protein, with amino-acid sequence MVERDDPETIGRRVQQLRVERGLTQRQVAEPAYSAAYVSTLEAGRVRPSDQALRHLAERLGVEVDELATGRPARLVTDLRLRIVEAQRTLATGEAEEAARQYAALLAEADALRLVEVRAAALLGLGECAVETGELVEGRQYFERAEQTLADAPLPARVPALRGRALAHYLAGELRYAVYLLESTLDELNRGGLHDPDALLLLYASIIGPYMDMGAHARAAQAAEFALALAPQAGDPALVARMHRSVARTLIAEGRVAEADASLAKAAELYRRLQLRTELANCHWMRGYVYAQNNELERAEGELRQALTMLSASRAALYSSQAAVELADVLHRRGKSDEAAALLQDVLGDLSSERGAVHSAAAHRLLGIIAEDARDPEAAEEHYVRALSLLERAGAAGDLADLCRLLGDLLRREGRVEAALDAYRTGLGHRTAPGTTTLGPAPAQPPL
- a CDS encoding permease encodes the protein MENQRSVVDGLRFVVRAFVYAVLGGAALLAIATVASVLGPTLALDLYTPPVAAWWTVFTAITVQGVPFLLLGTVVSAAIGAFVPERVFTRLLPRNQALAVPLAGAAGVVLPGCECASVPVAGSLMRRGVAPAAALAFLLSAPAINPVVLVATSIAFPARPEMVLGRLVASLATAVVMGWLWARFGKEEWLRLPQRHAPEARGIKAFGVGLQHDFLHAGGFLVLGAAAAATFNIVVPRSVLDVFTGSAWLSVLLLAVLAVVLCVCSEADAFVAASLSGFSPTARLAFMVVGPMVDLKLIALQAGTFGRAFAVRFSAVTWVVAVMSSVLVGWWLL
- a CDS encoding TIGR03943 family putative permease subunit, which produces MRRYGPALLLVLVGAAILRISAFSALYLRYVQAGLRPYLIVSGAALVLLGIAMAVVRHAADDAHDDDGDPHEHGHAHHGPRVAWLLTLPALALLLFPPPALGSYSAEREAAQRAAQGVGVFPALPAGDPVELGVGEFSSRAIYDSGRSLKGRTVRMTGFVTHGDDGTWYVTRLLVSCCAADASTSKAEIRGADALPADTWVTVTGTWHPEGKLGTDAAWPPVLDATSVERVAQPADPYEKR
- a CDS encoding GAF and ANTAR domain-containing protein is translated as MGPSNDRSGASGDGRGPYGASGRDPGTPARDADRDQVRAVDVIADRVRGAGPGEMPDRLCAVAVELLPVTGASVSLSANGMPVRLSASNEQAARVGEIQATLGDGPCRHAARLGAPVLAADLTDGRDPDRWPVFAQQATAAGVQAVYSIPLGNDAVCVGTLDLYRDTPRELSTRELRTAQLVAGVITVALMALPHAEDGGSGGEEQWLGGLATDHDKVYQAIGMIMAQLGVDEDEALARLRAHAFAHSRTALEVAHAVVSHRQRFDRD
- a CDS encoding peptidase M10: MAFALAVSLGVAGGGAQAGASPIPICPTADELSVYELPAGLNVRTCDVEGVVVTYDGTGIEMPETDTAVSIDALSEDGTEHGFTLIVAADGKVSYDLSTANTESPTAGADRADVVSPRLTPGDLTAESDSPVSEPPAPDGLEVAEVDAASSPGECQDGAYSTLDRKEYGIYNWYLGDGAYPAGMTHLQALEYFESSIGRITASTNNCGLTDQVPAKYHYAGTTTYEADISNHGTCTARDGKSTWDAGDLAAGTVASTCAHTWPNPAGKNDLREADVRFNIADFDFTKNPTNTCYGLYHDVLNTGTHEAGHVFGLGHVGSGHSNLTMYTKADRCEVKKRTLGKGDVMGLRSLY
- a CDS encoding DUF6281 family protein is translated as MSWVGRHAIAAGLAAVAFTAVGCGSEGSEGAAAKGESLCASDVLYEGRTYIKLPDVEVKVGQKVGTATSPPCRDTNDQAAEVPESSENAYAVSGVSPDVVIAIGSSPEQAEAFRVLRSDKKIPPEVRKLIDGS
- the thrS gene encoding threonine--tRNA ligase, yielding MASPSHREETAMSDHRRLGRELDLFDTDPLMGAGLPYWLPDGAVVRHTLEEYVREAERAGGYRHVYSPVLGKRELYEISGHWDHYSEDMFPPMDLGSEQVVLRPSLCPHHALIYRSRSHSYRELPLRMAELGGMYRSELSGVLGGLTRVRAIQLNDAHIFCTLEQAVDEARAALGLIRRAYADLGIRAARYRLSLPGEGNKYVADPDLWKRATALLEQVLDGVEYEAVEGEAAFYGPKIDVQITDRAGRESTLSTVQIDFHQPERFDLHYIGADGAKHRPVMVHRSVIGSVERAVAHLIEEHGGAFPAWLAPVQLVVLPVSEEQHDQADQVVRRALGRGLRAELAGPDHGTLGARIRAARLAPYVAVIGAREADGDLAAVRLRDGRRPGAVPVAELLRRVGAVVEGRGAELWAAA
- a CDS encoding nucleoside hydrolase, with the protein product MTAHPIPVIIDCDTGVDDALALLFAVRHPGLDVRAITCVAGNTDVDGVVRNTLTVLEQAGAGDIPVARGAERPLVEPARSAKHVHGQDGMGDLGLPAPTRRPVDVDAVTLLRREILASPRPVTLIPTAPLTNIALLLRTHPEVVRNIERIVFMGGAVATGNATPVAEFNVWHDPEAAAVLLTAGVPITMYGLDVFKRVLVPVADVQRLRASAEPRLRMAGELLAHRDPATSGDPTPTGGLGDAGAVCAVVDPGGLGTELLPVEVSLAPGATRGQTVVDRRPRPGEAEIHEGERELTLVDVGLDVDVERYVKLWLSVVEGE